The following is a genomic window from Haloarcula sp. DT43.
TGCCGTCGGCCGCCCACTCGTCGAACTCCTCGCGAACGCTCATATCTCGTGTCAGTGCCGGGAGGCTCAAAACCCTCGCTGTTCGGCGTCGCCGCCGGGAACGCAAACGCAAAGTAGGGTCGCGCTAACGTTCAGGTAATGCAAGGACTCCTGACGGAACTGCTTCAAAGCGTCATCGAGATGCCCGGCTGGTTCCTCGACGTCGCACTGAACGACCCGCTGGCGGCGCTCATGCTCGCCGTCGGTGCCGTCATCACGACCGTCTCGGTCGCCTTCTTCGGTTACCTCTCGCTGGGGGCCGTCCTGTCGCTTTTCAGCGGCTCCGGCGGTCGCGGACCGCCCCAAGCAAATCGATAGCCGTCTCGACGTCCGGGCCCAGCGGGGACGCGAACACCACGCTGTCGGCGTGTTCTTCTAACGCCGCCGTCCGCTCGGCCACCGTCTCCGGCGTTCCGGCGATACAGAACGCGTCCAGCATCGCCTCGGTCACGCCCTCGAAGGCGGCCGAGAACTCGCCGGCCGCGATTGCCTGCCCGATGTCGTCGGCGGCGTCGTGGTCGATGCCGTGGCGGTCAAGCACCGGCGGGGGTGACCCGGCGGCGACGAACGCGACCGGCGGCCGGGCGGCCTCACGCGCCTCGGCCGCGTCCTCGGCGACCGAGACGCTGGCGTAGGCCGCGAGGTCGAACGCGCCGTACTCGTCGGGCCGCTCGTCGGCCATCTCTTCGACTTGTTCGCGTGCCCACGCGAGGTCTTTCGGGTGCGCGCCGTTGTACAGCGCGCCGTCGGCGTGTTTCGCCGCCATCCGAGTCATGTGTGGCCCCTGCGCGCCGACGTACACCGGCACCTCGCCGACCTCGTAGTTCAGCCCGGCGTCGACCGCCTCGAAGGTGCCGTCGTGGTCGACGCGCTCGCCGTCCCAGAGCTTCCGGGCGGTCGTGAACGTCTCCAGCACGCGCCGGAGGGCATCCTCGTGATCGAAGCCGAGGTTGCTGAGCGTCGACCTGTCGCCCGGGCCGACGCCGAAGACGGCGCGCCCGTCGCTCAGTTCGTCCAGCGTCGCCGCCCGCGAGGCAAGCGTCACCGGATGGGTCTCGTAGGGGTTGGCGATGCCGGGGCCGAGCAGGACGTCGTCGGTCCGCTCGGCCATCGCGGTCAGCGCCATGAACTGGTCGCGGTTGTTGTAGTGGTGGCTGACGAAGACGGCGTCGAGCGCGTTCGATTCGGCCCCGTCGGCGAACGAGGCGAGCTGGTCGACCGGGTGTTCCGGGGTGAGTTCAATCGCGTACATGTGACCACTCTCTGAGTGCTTGTCTGACCACGTCGCTCTCCGGGTCGCGGAACAGCTGTTCGCTGCCCGCGTGGTCCCCGAACTCGAAGCCGCGGACGACTGCGGCGGGCGTCCCGCCGTCGCCCTCGCCGGTGACGAGGTTGGCCGCGGCGGCGAGTTCGTCGACGACGGCCTGGACCGTGGCTTCGAGTTCGCGGCCGTCGCGGTCGTGTTCGCCGCGCCAGTCCCGCGAGGCCGGGAGGCCGGCCCACCCCAGCGCGACGCCGCGCTGTCCGAGGCGGAACGGTCGGCCGGAGGTGTCGGTGACGATGACGGCCGGCGCGACGCCCGTCCGCTCGCGGATGCCGGCGCGGATGGTCTCTGCCTCGGCGGTCGGGTCCTCGGGGAGCAAGAGGAGGTCCGCGCCGGGCACGTTCGAGCGGTCGATGCCCGCGTTGACCGTGATGTGGCCGAACCGGGTCACGCCGAGGACGAACGGCGCTTCGACCAGCACCTCCTCGCACTCCTCTAGAATCGCCTGTGCCATCCGCGGGTCCTTCTCCTCGCCGGCGATGTCCTCGATGGTCGCCGCGATGCGCTTGGCGCGCTCGCTCGGCTCGTACGACGACAGCGACCGCCCGCGTCCGTTGGCCTTGGAGACGATGGTGCTGGCGACACAGACCACGTCGTCGTCCCGGAGGTCGGCCCGCCGGACGAGCAGCTCCGCCACGTCGTCGCCCGGACGGACCTCGGGCAGTCCCTCGACCGCGAAGACTTCCATACCGCTCCTGCGGTCCCTGCGGGAAAAAGACCCGCGTTCGCTGCAAAGCCGGCCAACAGTGGCAACGGATGCCGGTACCCCGGCGGCCCCGTTACAGCTCGTGCCGGGTCACGTCGAGCGCCCCGTCCTCGACCGTCACCGTCAGCATGGTCGGCCGGTCGGCCGGCGACGCGCCCGTGACGCTGCCGGGGTTCAGCAGCCGCACGCTCTCGTAGACGGTGTCCGTCGGCTCGTGGGTGTGGCCGGCGACGCCGACGGCGCTGCCGTCGGCCGCCTCGTGGACCGCAGCGGCCACGCGGTCCGCCCACCCTCCGTGTGAGCCGGTGCCGTGTGTCACGACGAAGGTGACGCCGCCGAGTTCGACCGTCGCCCGGTCCGGCAGTCCGAGCCGCGGGTCGACGTTCCCCGAGACGGCCGTCAGTCCTGTCGCCATGTGGCGGATGTCAGCGAGCGCCCCCTCGCTGTCGAAGTCCCCGGCGTGGACGACGTGGTCGGCGACTTCGATGCGCTCCCGGAACGACGGCGGGATTTCGTGCTCCCGGGACGGGATGTGCGAATCGCTGATGAGAGCGACGTCCATACCGGCGTATCGCGTCGCCCCTCGAAAAGGGTTGGTACCACGGAAACGAGTGCCGACTGGTAGCTACTCCGCGGCCGAAAACACGTCCCGCAGCCCGTCCAGTTGCTCGACCAGGCGGTCGATGCCGTCGTTGATAGCCGCGACCCGCTCCTCGATGTCGTCGACCGGCACCGCTCCCTGGGGCGTCGGCTCGACGAGGTCGTCGTCTTCCAGCATCCGCAGCGAGTACCGCACCTTGTGTTTCGGGACCCCTGTCTCCTCGGCGAGCCGGACGATACCGATGGGCCCGCTCTCGATGACGGCCCTGAGGACAGACAGGTCCCGCCCCTCCTTCTCGACCTGGTTCTCCAGTCGGTCCATTCCCATAGTAAATCGTATCTGTGCGTTTACGTCCGTGACACATAAACGCCCCAGGTACGGGGCTGTGGCTCGGCCGCTTCCGGGCACCTGTGGCGCTGTGCCGGCCGCTATTCGTCCGAAACCGGTGTCCGGCGAAGCTCGTCCAGTTGGTCCCGAAGCTTGCTCAGCTCCGTCTCCAGCTCTTCCCGGCGGTCGATGAGCGCGCTCAGCTCCTCCGTGTTGACCGAGTAGTCGTTGTCCATCGCCACGTCCAAGGCGTCGGTCGTCGCCCCCGTGAGGTCCGACGCGACCCGCAGCACTTCACTCGGCGTCCCGCGGGACTCGTACAGCTCCTGTTCGCCCGACAGCGGCCTGTAGGTCACCATCGGCGACTCGACGCCGCGGTGGTAGCTCACCGCGTAGCTCGTGTCTGTCACCGGGTTGAGGCGGTCCTCCGCCCGCTCCGTCCGGACGATGTTGAACGGCTCGGCCAGCGCGGGAAACGTGTCGGCGAGGTCCCGGAGCCGGTCGGCGGCGGTCACGTCCAGTTGCGCCTCCACGTCGCCGAAGAACTGCCGCGAGTTGGTGAGGCTGAAGGCCACGGTGTAGAACACCGACTCGTCGCTGTCGGCCAGGTTCCGAACCCGGTCGCGGACCTCCCCGTGGCGGCCCTCGATAGTGAGTTTCTCCAGTTCCTCGAGCAGCGCCCGGACCCCCTCCTCGCGTTCGAGGAACGCCTCGACGATTGCGCCGGGCATCTCCTCGCCATCCACGTCCTCCATGGCCCCCCTTTTGTGGGGCCTCGTAAACAGTTTGTCGCTGGCAGCCCGAATCGGCACGGCTTACACCCAACACAAAACATATGCTATCCCGCGTGAAGTGATAGCACGTCCGACCCCGGTGGACGGACACTATGACAGGCCGAGGGGGACTTCCCCGACGTCTGCTGTTTACTGTGCCTGTGTGACCGCCCGCTCTGTCCTCTCGACCAGTCGTGTCGGTGCCGTTTTGTCGACCAGCAGTTACTGGTCGCTGCCGAGTCGAGCGCCGCGTCCGAAGCGGATTCGAACCGGAGGAAGACTCACTGCCGTTCGTCTTCCAGGGTTCAAATTCGCTCGTTACGTCTCTGCGACTCACCGTTTGTTCGTCGCAAAAGTACGCCCGGAGCGGGATTTGAACCGGAGCCAGACGTGCTCGCTCACTGCTCACGGCTTCGCCGCTCGCGTCGCGGTTCTCGCGATCGCTTCGAACCGCGCTCTCGCTGTGCGCGACTGGCAGGGTTCAAATCCGCTTGTAACCGGACTCATCGAACTCGCTGTCGCTCGGCGACGAGACACCTCGCTGAGGAGTTGAGTTCGACAGAAGTACGCCCGGAGCGGGATTTGAACCCGCGTCACGACCGTGACAGGGTCGTATGATGGGCCACTACACCATCCGGGCACCTTGCTGCACTTCTTCGTATCCCGGTGTTGGTATTAAGACTTTCCAAAGAACTGCGCCCTGGGATGAATGCACGTGACGGGACCCAAAGCTCTATGTCCGGTCTGCTTCATGTGGGTGATAGGAGCAAACACGCCCGCGACCCGCGAGGGTAGTGCGGGTCCGATAGCCACGGCAGAGCGACTTGGCAAGTGTTATATGCACTCCGACAGTACGGCCCTGTAGTATCTCGTGACAGCCACCTTCTCCAGCAGCAGGCCAAACGCACACCCACACACATGGTAGATGTAAGTCAACACGACCTCGTCCCAGACCACAGTGTCGTCGACGAGGACGACCTCGAAGCAGTACTCACGGAGTATGACATCAAGAAGACGGACCTTCCGAAGATCAAGCGCACCGACAAGGCGCTGCCGGACGACGCCGAAGTCGGTGACGTGGTTCGGATCGAACGCGACTCCCGGACGACCGACACCGCAGTTGTCTATCGACTGGTGGTAGAATAATGGACACACAAGACCGCCGCGCTATATCGCGTGAATACTTCGCCAAGGAACGGCTCGCCGAACACCACTTCCGCTCGTTCAACGCTTTCCTCGACCGGGGCATGCAGCAGGTCGTCGACGAGAAAGAGACCATCGAGACCGACATCGGCGACAAGGAGGGACAGGAACCGGTGTGGGTCGAATTGGGCGACGTCCGCGTCGTCACCCCGCGGGTCCGCGAGGCCGACGGCAGCGAGGAACTGCTGTACCCACAGGAGGCCCGGCTCCGCAACATCACCTACTCCGCGCCGGTGTTCATGGAGATGGCCATCGTCCGCGGTGGCGAGGAGGAACCGGAGGAAGTCGTCGACCGGACCGAGACCAAAATCGGGCGCATGCCAATCATGGTCGGGTCGAACAAGTGCAACATCGCGGGCTTCAGCGACGAGGAGCTCATCGACATCGGCGAGGACCCCGCAGACCCCGGTGGCTACTTCTGTGTCAACGGCTCCGAGCGGGTGCTGATGACCAGCGAGGACCTCGCCCCGAACAAGATTCTGGCCGAGTACGACACCAAGTACGGCGACGAGGTGCAGGTCGCCAAGACGTTCTCCCAGCGCCGCGGGTACCGCGCGCTGGTGCTGTGTGAGCGAACGCGGGACGGGCTGCTGGAAGTCTCGTTCCCCTCCGTCTCGGGCAGCATCGACTTCGTGACGCTGGTCCGTGCGCTGGGGCTGGAGTCGGACGAGGAGATCGTCCACCGCGTCAGCGAGGACCCGGAAATCGTGAAGTTCATGCTGGAGAACCTGGAGGAGGCCGAGGTCCAGACGACCGAGGAGGCCATCGAGACGCTGGGCAAGCGCGTCGCCTCCGGACAGGGCAAGAACTACCAGCTCAAGCGGGCCAACTACGTCATCGACCGCTATCTCCTGCCGCACCTCCACGAGGAGGGCGTCGACGAGGAGGAGGTCCGTATCAACAAGGCGTTCTACCTCTGCCGGATGGCCGAGGCGTGTTTCGAACTGGCGCTTGGCCGCCGGGAGTCCGACGACAAGGACCACTACGCGAACAAGCGGCTGAAGGTCAGCGGCGACCTGATGACGGACCTGTTCCGGACGGCGCTGAACAAGCTCGCTCGGGACGTGAAATACCAGCTGGAACGGGCCAACATGCGCAACCGTCAGCTGTCCGTCTCGACGGTCGTCCGCTCGGACGTGCTGACCGAGCGGCTCGAACACCCGATTGCGACGGGGAACTGGGTCGGCGGTCGCTCCGGCGTGAGCCAGCTGGTCGACCGGACCGACTTCATGGGGGTGCTCTCGCACCTCCGGCGGCTGCGCTCGCCGCTCAGCCGCTCCCAGCCCCACTTCGAGGCACGGGACCTGCACGCGACCCAGTGGGGTCGCATCTGTCCCTCCGAGACGCCGGAGGGCCCCAACTGTGGGCTGGTGAAGAACTTCGCCCAGGCGATGGAGCTGTCACAGGACGTCGAGGACCCACAGGGCCTCAAACAGGAACTCGCGGAGATGGGGGTTCAGGGCATCCCCGGTATCGAGTCGATAGAACAGCAGCCCGCGGACGATTAACATGAGTCAGGGACGCGAAGCCAAAGTATACGTCAACGGTAGTCTGGTCGGCACACACCCCGACCCGGAACAGCTCGCAGAACAGGTACGACAGGCGCGACGACGGGGAGACGTCTCCCAGATGGTCAACGTCTCGGTCAAGAACCGGACCGGGGAAGTCATCATCAACGCCGACGCCGGCCGCGCCCGACGCCCGCTGCTGGTCGTCGAGGACGGCGAGCCGCTGATGACCGACGAGGAGGTCGAGCAGGTCAAAAACGGCGAGCTCGAATTCGAGGAACTCGTCGAGCGCGGCCTCGTCGAGTTCATCGACGCCGAGGAGGAGGAAGACATCCTCGTCGGCGTCGACGAGGACGAACTCACCGAGAACCACACGCACCTGGAAGTCGACCCGCAGCTGATGTTCGGTATCGGTGCCGGGATGATTCCCTACCCCGAACACAACGCCTCGCCTCGGATTACGATGGGGTCGGGGATGATCAAGCAGTCGCTCGGCCTGCCGAGCGCGAACTACCGCATCCGGCCGGACACGCGCCAGCACCTGCTGCACTACCCGCAGCTCTCGATGGTCAAGACCCAGACCACCGAACAGATCGGCTACGACGACCGCCCCGCGGCCCAGAACTTCGTCGTCGCCGTCATGAGCTACGAGGGGTTCAACATCGAGGACGCGCTCGTGATGAACCAGGGGTCGGTCGACCGTGCGCTCGCCCGCTCGCACTTCTTCCGCACCTACGAGGGCGAGGAGCGGCGCTACCCCGGCGGTCAGGAGGACCGCTTCGAGATTCCCGACGACGAGGTCCGCGGCGCGCGTGGCGAGGAAGCGTACACGCACCTCGACGACGACGGCCTGGTCAACCCCGAGACGAAGGTCGGCGAGAACGCCGTCCTGCTGGGCAAGACCAGCCCGCCGCGGTTCCTCGAAGAACCGGACGACATGGGCGGGCTCTCGCCCCAGAAGCGCCGGGAGACGAGCGTGACGATGCGCTCGGGCGAATCCGGCGTCGTCGACACGGTCACGCTGATGGAGGGCGAGGACGGCTCGAAGCTCTCGAAGGTCTCCGTGCGTGACGAGCGCATCCCCGAACTCGGGGACAAGTTCGCCTCACGGCACGGCCAGAAGGGCGTCGTCGGCCACATCGCCCCACAGGAGGACATGCCCTTCACCGAGGAGGGCGTCGTCCCGGACCTCATCATCAATCCGCACGCGCTGCCGTCGCGGATGACTGTCGGCCACATTCTGGAGATGATCGGCGGAAAGGTCGGCGCGCTCGAAGGCCGCCGCGTCGACGGCACCGCCTTCACCGGCGAGGACGAGGAGGAACTCCGCGGCTCGCTCGAAGAGCACGGCTTCGACTCCAGCGGCAAGGAGACGATGTACTCCGGCGTCACCGGCGAGAAAATCGACGCGGAGATCTTCGTCGGCGACATTTTCTACCAGAAGCTCTACCACATGGTGTCGAACAAACTGCACGCCCGCTCGCGCGGGCCGGTGCAGGTGCTCACCCGCCAGCCCACCGAGGGGCGCGCCCGCGAGGGTGGCCTCCGTGTGGGTGAGATGGAGCGGGACGTGCTCATCGGGCACGGCGCGGCGATGGCGCTCAAGGAGCGCCTGCTCGACGAGTCCGACCGCGAGTGGATAAACGTCTGCGGGCAGTGTGGGATGACCGCCGTCGAGAACGTCGAACAGCGGCGTATCTACTGTCCGAACTGCGAGGAGGAGACCGACATCCACGAGGTCGAGATGTCCTACGCGTTCAAGCTCCTGCTCGACGAGATGAAGGCGCTCGGAATCGCCCCGCGGATAGAACTGGAGGACGCAGTATGAGTTCACAACAGACACCACAGGAAATCGGTCAGCTCAGTTTCGGGCTGATGGACCCGGAGGAGTACCGCGAGATGTCGGCCACGAAGGTCATCACGGCCGACACGTACGACGACGACGGCTTCCCCATCGACATGGGGCTGATGGACCCCCGCCTGGGCGTCATCGACCCCGGCCTCGAATGCAAGACCTGCGGGAAGCACAGCGGGTCGTGTAACGGCCACTTCGGCCACATCGAACTGGCCGCGCCGGTCATCCACGTCGGCTTCGCGAAGCTCATCCGCCGGCTCCTGCGCGGGACCTGTCGGGAGTGCTCCCGGCTCTGTCTCGACGAGCACGAGCGCGACGAGTTCGCCGACCGGCTGACGCGGACCCAGGACCTCGGCCGTGACCTCAACGACGTGACCAAGGCCGCCATCCGGCAGGCCCGCAAGAAGGACCGCTGTCCGTTCTGCGGCGAGAAGCAGTACGACATCAAACACGAGAAGCCGACCACCTACTACGAGGTCCAGGACGTGCTGGCCTCGGACTACCCCGAGCGAATCGCCGCCGCGATGGAGGAGGCCGAGGACCCCATCTCGCCCGTCGAGCTCTCCGAGGAGACCGGCATCGACAGCAGCCGCGTCCAGGAGATTCTCAGCGGCGAGTTCCGCCCGCGACAGGAGGCCCGCCGCGCCCTGGAGAAGGCGCTGTCGGTCGACCTGACCGAGGAGGACATGAACAAGCTCATGCCCAGCGACATCCGGGACTGGTTCGAGGACATCCCGGACGAAGACATCGAAGTGCTGGGGATGAAACCGGCCCGCTCCCGGCCGGAGTGGATGATTCTGACGGTGCTGCCGGTGCCGCCGGTCACCGCCCGCCCCTCGATTACGCTGGACAACGGCCAGCGCTCCGAGGACGACCTCACCCACAAGCTCGTGGACATCATCCGCATCAACCAGCGGTTCATGGAGAACCGCGAGGCCGGTGCGCCACAGCTGATTATCGAGGACCTCTGGGAACTGCTGCAGTACCACGTCACCACCTTCATGGACAACGAGATTTCGGGCACGCCGCCGGCGCGTCACCGCTCCGGCCGCCCGCTCAAGACCCTCTCCCAGCGCCTGAAGGGCAAGGAGGGGCGTTTCCGTGGCTCGCTGTCCGGGAAGCGCGTGAACTTCTCCGCTCGTACCGTCATCTCGCCGGACCCGACGCTCTCGCTCAACGAGGTCGGCGTCCCCGACCGGGTCGCAAAGGAGATGACACAGACCATGAACGTCACCGAGCGCAACCTCAACGAGGCGCGACGGTACGTCTCCAACGGGCCTGAAGCCCACCCCGGCGCGAACTACGTCAAGCGGCCCGACGGCCGCCGGCTGAAGGTGACCGAGAAGAACTGCGAGGAACTGGCCGAGAAGGTCGAACCGGAGTGGGAAGTGTCCCGTCACCTGGTCGATGGCGACATCATCATCTTCAACCGCCAGCCGTCGCTGCACCGCATGTCCATCATGGCCCACGAAGTCGTCGTGATGCCGTACAAGACGTTCCGGCTGAACACGACGGTTTGTCCGCCGTACAACGCCGACTTCGACGGCGACGAGATGAACATGCACGCCCTGCAAAACGAGGAGGCCCGCGCGGAGGCGCGCGTCCTCATGCGCGTGCAGGAACAGATGCTCTCGCCGCGGTTCGGCGAGAACATCATCGGCGCGATTCAGGACCACATCAGCGGGACGTACCTGCTGACCCACACGAACCCGAAGTTCAACGAGACGCAGGCGCTCGACCTGCTGCGGGCGACCCGCATCGACGAGCTGCCCGAGCCGGACGGCGTCGACGAGGGCGGCGAGGAGTACTGGACCGGCCGCTCGCTGTTCTCGGAACTGCTGCCCGACGACCTGAACCTCGAGTTCACGTCCTCGGCCGGCGACACCGTCCGCGTCGAGGACGGCCAGATGACCGGCGGCACCATCGACGAGGACGCCGTCGGGGCCTTCGGCGGCGAAATCGTCGACACCATCGCCAAGGAGTACTCCCGGACCCGCGCCCGGATTCTCGTCAACGAGGTTTCGGCGCTGGCGATGCGCTCTATCATGCACTTCGGGTTCTCCATCAGCATCGACGACGAGTCCATCCCGCGGGAAGCGGAGGAGCAGATAAACGACGCCATCGACAGCGCCTACGACCGCGTCGAGGAACTCATCGAGACCTACGAACGGGGCGAACTCGAATCGCTGCCCGGCCGGACCGTCGACGAGACGCTGGAGATGAAAATCATGCAGACGCTGGGCAAGGCCCGCGACTCCGCCGGTGACATCGCCGAGGACCACTTCGGCAGCGACAACCCGGCCGTCATCATGGCCGAGTCCGGTGCGCGTGGGTCGATGCTGAACCTGACCCAGATGGCCGGCTGTGTCGGCCAGCAGGCAGTCCGCGGCGAGCGTATCAACCGCGGGTACGAGAACCGCACGCTCAGCCACTTCGAGGAGAACGACCTGTCGGCGGACGCCCACGGCTTCGTGGAGGCCTCCTACCGCTCCGGGCTCGGCCCGAAGGAGTTCTTCTTCCACGCGATGGGCGGCCGCGAGGGGCTGGTCGACACGGCCGTCCGGACCTCCAAGTCCGGGTACCTCCAGCGCCGCCTCATCAACGCGCTCTCCGAACTGGAGACGCAGTACGACGGGACCGTCCGGGACACCTCGGACACCATCGTCCAGTTCGAGTTCGGCGAGGACGGCACGTCGCCGGTCGACGTGTCCTCGAACCAGGAGGAGGCGGCCGTCGACGTGGAACAGATCGCCGACAGCGTCCTCAACGAGGAGTTCGAGAGCGAAAAGCAGAAAGAGAGCTTCCTCGGGACGCGCACCGAGCGGACCAACCTCTCCGAGCACGCCGACGACTGGTGGATGGCGGAGGGTGACGACTAACCATGACAACACGAGACGTTTCAGCGGACATCGAGGCCGTCGTCGAGGACACCGAGCTGCCGCGACGGCTGAAAGACGAAGTGTACAGCACCATCGAGGAACGGGGCGTCGGCGTCGACGACGCCGACCGCATCGCCAAGGCCGTCGAGTCCCGCTATCTCGACACGCGCGTCGACCCGCTGGACCCGGTCGGGACCGTCTCGGCCCAGTCCATCGGCGAACCGGGCACGCAGATGACGATGAACACGTTCCACTACGCGGGGGTCGCCGAAATCGACGTGACCCAGGGGCTGCCCCGGCTCATCGAGCTGGTGGACGCCCGGAAGACGCCGGACACGCCGATGATGACGGTCCACCTGGACGAGGAGTACGCCGAGGACCGCGAGCGCGCCCACGAGGTCGTCTGGAAGATAGAGGCGACGCGCATCCTCGCGCTCGGTGACATCTCGACGAACGTCGCGGACATGCTCGTCGAGATTGACCTCAACGAGGACACGCTGCTTGAGCGGTGGCCGACGGTCAACGACACCGACGCCATCGCCGAGGAAATCGCCGAGACCATCGAGTCGAACCTCGGCGTCTCGACCCGGCAGGTCGGGACGGTCATCGAGTTCGGCCCGGAGGAACCCAGCTACCGCGACCTGCTGCAGCTGGTCGAGGAGCTGCGGGAAATCGTCTTCAAGGGTATCGAGGAGATTACCCGCGTCGTCATCCGCAAGGAGGAGACCGACAACGGCGAGGAGTTCGTCCTCTACACCGAGGGGTCGGACTTCGGCGAGGTGCTGGACATCGAGGGCGTCGACGCCTCCCGGACGACGTGTAACAACATCCACGAGATATACCGGGAACTCGGCGTCGAGGCCGCCCGCGAGACGCTCATCAACGAGACGATGAACACGCTCGAAGAGCAGGGGCTGGACGACGTGAACGTCCGGCACCTGATGCTCGTGGCCGACATCATGACCAACGAGGGGACCATCGAGTCCATCGGCCGCCACGGCATCTCCGGGTCGAAAGACTCCGTGCTCGCCCGCGCAGCGTTCGAGGTCACCGTCAACCACCTGCTCGAC
Proteins encoded in this region:
- the rpoA2 gene encoding DNA-directed RNA polymerase subunit A'', which encodes MTTRDVSADIEAVVEDTELPRRLKDEVYSTIEERGVGVDDADRIAKAVESRYLDTRVDPLDPVGTVSAQSIGEPGTQMTMNTFHYAGVAEIDVTQGLPRLIELVDARKTPDTPMMTVHLDEEYAEDRERAHEVVWKIEATRILALGDISTNVADMLVEIDLNEDTLLERWPTVNDTDAIAEEIAETIESNLGVSTRQVGTVIEFGPEEPSYRDLLQLVEELREIVFKGIEEITRVVIRKEETDNGEEFVLYTEGSDFGEVLDIEGVDASRTTCNNIHEIYRELGVEAARETLINETMNTLEEQGLDDVNVRHLMLVADIMTNEGTIESIGRHGISGSKDSVLARAAFEVTVNHLLDAAIHGEVDELDGVTENVIVGKPIKLGTGDVNLRMGTTQD